Proteins encoded by one window of Fischerella sp. PCC 9605:
- a CDS encoding Calvin cycle protein CP12, with the protein MTDIRNRIEQEVEEARAVCDTAGDNSAECAAAWDAVEELQAEASHQKQAKPKTAFEKYCDDNPEADECRVYDD; encoded by the coding sequence ATGACCGACATCCGAAACAGAATCGAACAAGAAGTTGAAGAAGCTCGTGCTGTCTGTGATACAGCAGGTGACAACTCTGCTGAATGTGCTGCTGCTTGGGATGCAGTAGAAGAACTGCAAGCCGAAGCTTCCCATCAGAAGCAAGCTAAACCCAAAACTGCTTTCGAGAAATATTGTGATGATAACCCTGAAGCTGATGAATGTCGTGTTTATGACGACTAA